The following are encoded together in the Oncorhynchus masou masou isolate Uvic2021 chromosome 5, UVic_Omas_1.1, whole genome shotgun sequence genome:
- the LOC135539388 gene encoding calcineurin subunit B type 1: MGNEASYPLEMCTHFDADEIKRLGKRFKKLDLDNSGSLSVEEFMSLPELQQNPLVQRVIDIFDTDGNGEVDFKEFIEGVSQFSVKGDKEMKLRFAFRIYDMDKDGYISNGELFQVLKMMVGNNLKDTQLQQIVDKTIINADKDGDGRISFEEFCAVVGGLDIHKKMVVDV, from the exons TTGATGCTGATGAGATTAAGAGGCTAGGAAAGAGATTTAAGAAACTCGACCTAGATAACTCTGGCTCCTTGAGCGTGGAAGAGTTTATGTCCTTACCGGAACTCCAACAGAATCCCCTTGTACAGCGAGTTATCGATATATTTGACACAGATGGCAATGGGGAAGTCGACTTCAAAG AATTCATTGAGGGTGTCTCCCAGTTCAGTGTCAAAGGTGATAAAGAGATGAAATTGCGCT TTGCCTTCAGGATCTATGACATGGACAAGGATGGCTACATATCCAATGGCGAACTCTTCCAGGTCCTCAAGATGATGGTGGGAAACAACTTAAAGGACACCCAGCTTCAGCAGATTGTTGACAAAACCATCATCAACGCAGACAAAGACGGCGATGGGAGAATATCTTTCGAGGAGTTTTGTGCG GTGGTGGGAGGATTAGACATACACAAAAAGATGGTTGTGGACGTGTGA
- the etaa1a gene encoding ewing's tumor-associated antigen 1: MPVTVLANNMTDESKQGGGKPKTNRLRRSPKQTQPTPSLIDFPKTCQDFKTPTRVTRSRYSNVFNKGESPMNESELQQDIIWDATSPSPLRTVSKRGKKYSANVGIVDISEIVNRIAPKHGRPVVPESSLLQWIGDSAIPCTPEMQQPRAKKKSPRPNGVDDLLKLAKQFDFNMLRQDEERVNDMHEQSLELLSDSEDILNLDGNENQPPPLLSNVTPESTQSALKTNSTGNSKDQIPPDHEMEDDMDFLFDGPTQHISGNLSQNSLPRSLEVKTAPTVSSKVIPGKYPDSIHGHTSTVSSSHPVKRSSANNNFDDDWENDDLLNDSLVFEMTQNPDLFATPNHCSTQRGSNETKHENINPSAISKNALQGSRDIKPAMSKGQNETVKNRKSFTLEANPNVQAKSILSDALPKAGNVPDTVKPAPHRNIQKNQPSLVPINKAQSIESSNQLSQQTQHQSNGIKAWPQVPLFQSTSISTSSSTKTSNSYSKWPLQVDNNSYHKPTENNNMKGTGVIKAPASHIVIPEDDLDSLFASDSIWDDKDDDLLCQACDNLESQVQSMEDPVITRTQSLPSNQTERQMFVPVSAPLNSSRSNVNQTTETTQSKYPNISVYSQSAPGNGSTFTHSFNNNKVPVTVVSGCKRPSYNSSAGNVTANSTYRLQNPAAAEGPYQSTRVKSTCVAGSTSNQQGTGSGARLSSFPSPVYVTETPTRFTFKRPSGCTSIPVTDKAFASTQAAGKCSVVEIELKKQQAMEKRRQRMQTALNLRAPT; encoded by the exons ATGCCAGTTACTGTCCTTGCGAACAATATGACAGACGAGAGCAAGCAAGGTGGAGGGAAACCGAAAACAAACAGACTGAGAAGAAGCCCTAAACAAACGCAACCAACTCCATCTCTCATTGATTTTCCAAAAACCTGTCAAG ATTTCAAGACGCCAACTCGTGTGACAAGATCAAGATACAGCAATGTATTCAACAAAGGAGAGTCACCAATGAATGAATCAGAACTTCAACAGGATATCATTTGGGATGCCACTTCCCCTTCACCCCTTAGGACAG TTAGCAAAAGAGGCAAGAAGTACTCTGCAAATGTTGGAATTGTGGACATTTCCGAAATCGTCAACAGGATAGCTCCCAAG CATGGGAGACCTGTAGTTCCAGAGTCATCCTTGCTCCAGTGGATTGGAGACAGTGCTATTCCCTGCACCCCAGAGATGCAGCAGCCCAGGGCCAAGAAGAAATCTCCAAG GCCAAATGGAGTGGATGACCTTTTAAAGTTGGCCAAACAGTTTGATTTCAACATGTTAAGGCAAGACGAAGAACGAGTCAATGATATGCACGAGCAGAGTTTGGAGCTTCTGTCAGACTCGGAGGACATATTGAATTTAGATGGCAACGAGAACCAGCCTCCGCCCTTACTGAGTAATGTCACACCTGAAAGCACACAGTCCGCCCTTAAAACAAACAGCACGGGAAACTCCAAAGACCAGATACCCCCTGACCATGAGATGGAAGATGATATGGATTTTTTATTTGATGGACCAACTCAACACATAAGTGGTAACTTAAGTCAGAATTCATTGCCTCGGTCCTTGGAGGTGAAGACTGCTCCCACTGTGTCCTCCAAAGTCATTCCTGGAAAATATCCAGATTCCATACATGGCCACACTTCGACCGTCTCCTCATCGCATCCTGTCAAAAGAAGCTCAGCAAATAATAACTTTGACGATGACTGGGAAAATGATGATTTGCTGAATGACTCGCTGGTTTTTGAGATGACTCAAAACCCAGACCTCTTTGCCACTCCTAATCATTGTTCAACCCAAAGAGGGTCGAATGAAACAAAACATGAAAACATCAACCCCTCAGCCATTTCCAAAAATGCTCTTCAAGGAAGTAGAGACATAAAACCAGCTATGTCTAAAGGACAGAATGAAACTGTGAAAAACAGAAAATCCTTCACGCTTGAAGCAAATCCTAATGTACAAGCGAAAAGTATCCTCTCAGATGCATTACCAAAAGCAGGGAATGTCCCCGACACTGTCAAACCAGCACCACATAGGAACATACAGAAAAACCAACCAAGTCTCGTTCCAATCAACAAAGCTCAGTCTATAGAGTCCAGTAACCAACTAAGCCAGCAAACGCAACACCAGTCTAATGGAATAAAGGCTTGGCCGCAGGTGCCTCTTTTTCAAAGTACATCGATCTCAACCAGCTCAAGCACAAAAACTTCCAACTCTTATTCAAAGTGGCCCCTTCAGGTTGATAATAACTCTTACCACAAGCCCACAGAGAACAACAATATGAAGGGAACAGGTGTCATCAAGGCCCCAGCTAGCCACATCGTCATTCCAGAGGACGACTTGGACTCTCTCTTTGCTTCTGACTCCATCTGGGATGACAAAGACGATGACCTATTGTGTCAAGCATGTGATAACCTGGAAAGCCAGGTACAGAGCATGGAGGACCCTGTTATCACACGCACCCAATCCCTGCCCAGTaatcagacagaaagacagatgtTTGTCCCTGTCTCTGCACCTTTGAATAGCAGCAGATCCAATGTCAATCAAACGACCGAGACCACACAATCCAAATATCCCAACATTTCAGTTTATTCACAATCGGCCCCCGGGAATGGTAGCACTTTCACCCACTCTTTCAATAACAACAAAGTACCTGTTACTGTGGTCTCTGGTTGTAAAAGACCGAGTTACAATTCCTCAGCTGGAAATGTTACCGCTAACTCCACGTATAGGCTACAGAACCCTGCAGCAGCAGAAGGGCCATACCAAAGTACTCGGGTCAAAAGCACTTGTGTAGCTGGGAGCACATCTAATCAACAAGGCACTGGGAGTGGAGCGCGGCTGTCGTCATTCCCGTCACCTGTCTATGTGACTGAAACCCCCACTCGGTTCACCTTTAAGAGACCGTCTGGCTGCACGTCCATCCCTGTGACCGACAAAG CTTTCGCTTCAACCCAAGCAGCTGGGAAATGTTCTGTGGTGGAGATTGAACTGAAGAAACAGCAGGCCATGGAGAAGAGACGGCAACGGATGCAGACGGCCCTCAACCTAAGGGCTCCAACCTGA